The bacterium genome has a window encoding:
- a CDS encoding penicillin-binding protein activator produces the protein MKEKPRDTAKEREELLKYEEAVRLFREEKRTMEAFQMLEGFLRMHPNSSFADDALLEQARIRIFEEESGKAVSILIKLLHDFPASYLRKAANLELERIYFSEERWRDCIEAGDNVLIFDTLPDEKVEALSMRAVCRFRKKDRMKAVDDAIQANLLTSGDEMHAKAVQALELIASELKDHELETIMSQSDGSRPYALIAMVRLERDIEKGYQAEAMANLMDLLVHYPGEIPEERIQNIYAGLRDHLLGQTNTLGAVLPLSGRFAVYGQKALQGIQAALGFLGAPTDEQSATEFRLLVKDSGADPVQAAQAVRDLSETHQVISIIGPIFSRTTRAAAEAAEESGTPIISLSPDPEIPALGRNVFRRSLLDSQQITTIVRLLNDRLMMNRFAFLYPDSPYGREMMNLFWDEVDKRGGEIVAAESFPPGQTDFGPQIRAMVGLNRKMTQEELAFKEAGGDVELAPIIDFDALFIPADYQTVGLLAPQLAYYDVNEVLLVGSDGWNSPWLVELGEHYVEGALFTGGFVQDLENTAIREMSEKYWLTFGEDPQGLAVQAYDAARIIREGVASGMVRNRSTMREYLMNLKDFPSAEGLLTTDENGDILQKPYLLTIVDGKIQRFEIEFD, from the coding sequence ATGAAAGAAAAACCGAGGGACACCGCAAAGGAACGGGAGGAACTTCTGAAATACGAGGAGGCTGTCAGGCTGTTCAGGGAGGAGAAGCGAACGATGGAAGCCTTCCAGATGCTCGAGGGTTTCCTCAGGATGCACCCGAACAGTTCCTTTGCGGACGATGCCCTTCTGGAGCAGGCGCGCATCAGGATCTTCGAGGAGGAATCCGGGAAGGCTGTTTCCATTCTTATAAAGCTGCTCCACGATTTTCCGGCAAGCTACTTGAGGAAGGCAGCCAACCTGGAACTGGAGCGGATCTATTTCTCAGAGGAGAGGTGGAGAGACTGCATTGAAGCAGGTGACAACGTCCTGATCTTTGACACGCTACCTGATGAAAAGGTTGAAGCCCTTTCCATGAGGGCTGTCTGCCGGTTCCGTAAGAAGGATCGAATGAAAGCTGTTGACGATGCCATCCAGGCCAACCTGCTCACTTCAGGCGATGAGATGCATGCCAAAGCAGTCCAGGCCCTGGAGCTCATCGCATCCGAGTTGAAAGACCACGAACTTGAGACCATCATGTCACAGTCGGATGGAAGCCGGCCCTATGCCCTCATCGCCATGGTTCGTCTGGAGAGGGACATAGAAAAAGGGTACCAAGCCGAGGCCATGGCCAACCTTATGGACCTCCTCGTTCACTATCCCGGTGAGATCCCGGAAGAGAGGATCCAAAATATTTATGCCGGACTGCGCGACCATCTTCTGGGCCAGACCAACACTTTGGGTGCGGTCCTTCCTCTATCAGGCCGGTTCGCCGTCTATGGCCAGAAAGCTCTGCAGGGCATTCAGGCAGCCCTGGGCTTTCTGGGAGCACCAACTGACGAACAGTCTGCTACAGAGTTCAGGCTGTTGGTGAAAGATTCGGGCGCTGATCCCGTTCAGGCCGCCCAGGCGGTGAGGGACCTGTCCGAGACCCACCAGGTGATCAGCATCATCGGCCCCATATTCTCCCGCACGACACGGGCGGCCGCGGAAGCGGCGGAGGAATCGGGTACGCCCATCATCTCTCTTTCCCCCGACCCGGAGATACCCGCCCTCGGAAGGAACGTCTTCAGAAGGAGCCTGCTGGACTCTCAGCAGATCACCACAATCGTGCGCCTCCTCAACGATCGACTCATGATGAACCGCTTCGCCTTCCTCTATCCGGACAGCCCTTATGGTCGGGAGATGATGAACCTTTTCTGGGATGAAGTGGACAAGCGGGGAGGCGAGATCGTAGCGGCGGAAAGCTTTCCTCCCGGCCAGACCGATTTCGGCCCCCAGATCCGTGCAATGGTGGGCCTGAACCGTAAAATGACCCAGGAAGAGCTGGCCTTCAAGGAGGCCGGGGGAGATGTAGAACTTGCCCCCATCATTGATTTTGACGCCCTTTTTATCCCGGCGGATTACCAGACAGTAGGGCTCCTGGCCCCGCAGCTTGCATACTATGATGTCAATGAAGTGCTCCTCGTGGGATCGGACGGCTGGAACAGCCCCTGGCTGGTGGAGCTGGGTGAACACTACGTGGAGGGGGCCCTGTTTACAGGCGGATTTGTCCAGGATCTTGAAAACACAGCGATAAGGGAAATGTCCGAGAAATACTGGCTCACCTTCGGCGAGGACCCCCAGGGCCTGGCAGTTCAGGCTTACGACGCGGCCAGGATCATACGGGAGGGGGTAGCGTCGGGAATGGTCCGTAACAGGTCCACCATGCGCGAATACCTCATGAACCTGAAGGACTTCCCCTCCGCAGAGGGCTTGCTGACCACCGATGAGAACGGTGATATTCTCCAAAAACCCTACCTGCTCACCATCGTCGATGGGAAGATCCAGCGGTTTGAAATAGAATTTGATTAG